A portion of the Deinococcus apachensis DSM 19763 genome contains these proteins:
- a CDS encoding nuclear transport factor 2 family protein — MNTPDELARLYLAAWNEPDEERRRELVARTYTEEGTYLDPLMQGGGHREITAMIGAARAQFPGHHFRLASAVDAHHDLARFSWELAPEGGEAVARGTDVVRIVEGRFGSVFGFLDPVTASG, encoded by the coding sequence ATGAACACACCCGATGAACTCGCCCGCCTGTACCTCGCCGCCTGGAACGAGCCCGACGAGGAGCGCCGCCGCGAGTTGGTGGCCCGGACGTACACCGAGGAGGGCACCTACCTGGACCCGCTGATGCAGGGTGGGGGCCACCGCGAGATTACCGCCATGATCGGGGCGGCGCGGGCCCAGTTCCCCGGTCACCATTTCCGCCTCGCTTCGGCGGTGGACGCCCACCACGACCTCGCCCGCTTCTCCTGGGAACTCGCACCCGAGGGGGGCGAGGCCGTCGCCCGGGGCACCGATGTGGTGCGGATCGTGGAGGGGCGTTTCGGAAGCGTCTTCGGGTTTCTCGATCCGGTGACGGCCAGCGGGTAA
- a CDS encoding S41 family peptidase, which yields MNRKRMMLVAGALAATAAVGYAQLSGYTQADLTKSATGRTFLDVLGDLNRYYLYPVDQTKLLRGAINGAIGSLNDEFTYYSEPADNAIDAENLAGQFYGIGVTLVAANADGSGGKVDNVYKGGAAANAGVQIGDVFVKIGDKDVLTSKLNEIVQLVRGKQGTAVSVTFARDGKPYTVKMERQPVTIVSVEQTMLPGNVGYIALNTFYNEKASEQFRAAVTSMEKRGVKKLIVDLRDNGGGLLNAGVDVADQFLQSGNIVSLRDRSGKTQVYGRATRSASDYTGKLVVLVNKNSASASEVVSGTLQDTKRATIVGEQTFGKGVAQIPLDTPDGGKVAIVANEWLTPAGRQIHKKGITPDVVVKDTRYTVPLNFTGGGLAPGAKLTLTVGGKPVTVTADKDGKFTYTGEVKRPTRSATQGEAAVDLQGDAILKKAVDLLK from the coding sequence GTGAACCGGAAACGCATGATGCTCGTGGCGGGCGCCCTCGCCGCCACCGCCGCCGTCGGGTACGCGCAGCTTAGCGGCTATACGCAGGCCGACCTCACCAAGTCCGCCACGGGCCGCACCTTCCTGGACGTGCTCGGCGACCTGAACCGCTACTACCTCTACCCGGTGGACCAGACGAAGCTCCTGCGCGGGGCGATCAACGGGGCCATCGGCAGCCTGAACGACGAATTCACCTACTACTCCGAGCCCGCCGATAACGCCATCGACGCGGAAAACCTCGCCGGACAGTTCTACGGCATCGGCGTGACGCTGGTGGCGGCCAATGCCGACGGCAGCGGCGGCAAGGTGGACAACGTCTATAAGGGCGGCGCCGCCGCGAACGCGGGTGTGCAGATCGGCGACGTGTTCGTGAAGATCGGCGACAAGGACGTGCTGACCTCCAAGCTCAACGAGATCGTGCAGCTCGTGCGCGGCAAGCAGGGCACAGCGGTGAGCGTGACCTTCGCCCGTGACGGCAAGCCCTACACGGTGAAGATGGAGCGCCAGCCCGTCACTATCGTGAGCGTCGAGCAGACCATGCTGCCCGGCAACGTCGGCTATATCGCGCTAAACACCTTCTACAACGAGAAGGCCAGCGAGCAGTTCCGCGCGGCGGTCACCAGCATGGAGAAGCGCGGCGTCAAGAAGCTCATCGTGGACCTGCGCGACAACGGCGGCGGCCTGCTGAACGCGGGCGTGGACGTGGCCGACCAGTTCCTCCAGAGCGGCAACATCGTGAGCCTGCGCGACCGCAGCGGCAAGACCCAGGTGTACGGCCGGGCCACCCGCAGCGCCTCCGACTACACCGGCAAGCTGGTGGTGCTCGTCAACAAGAACAGCGCCAGCGCGAGCGAGGTCGTGTCGGGCACGCTCCAGGACACCAAGCGGGCGACCATTGTGGGTGAGCAGACCTTCGGCAAGGGCGTGGCGCAGATTCCGCTCGACACCCCGGACGGCGGCAAGGTCGCCATCGTCGCCAACGAGTGGCTGACCCCGGCGGGCCGCCAGATTCACAAGAAGGGCATCACGCCCGACGTGGTGGTGAAGGACACCCGCTACACCGTGCCCCTGAACTTCACGGGCGGCGGCCTGGCCCCGGGCGCCAAGCTCACCCTCACCGTGGGCGGCAAGCCCGTCACCGTCACTGCCGACAAGGATGGCAAGTTCACCTACACCGGTGAGGTGAAGCGGCCCACCCGCTCGGCCACCCAGGGCGAGGCGGCCGTGGACTTGCAGGGCGACGCGATCCTGAAAAAGGCTGTGGACCTGCTCAAGTAA
- the ftsE gene encoding cell division ATP-binding protein FtsE codes for MIQFRNVTLEYPVTRTLALDDLTLGVGKGEFVYLVGHSGAGKSSFMSLVLKRALPTRGEVRVAGESLTRYRGGRTALLRRRIGTVFQENLLLDHLNVYDNVAFTLRVTGVPGREWPARVTAALRTVGLEHKKYALPVQLSQGEQQRVAIARAIVMDPPLLLADEPTGNLDPDNSREVLKVLQNVNLRGTTVVVATHARDLVETFRHRTVTLRRGKLVRDDPFGGYAL; via the coding sequence ATGATCCAATTCAGGAACGTGACGCTGGAATACCCCGTGACCCGGACCCTGGCGCTCGACGATCTCACCCTCGGAGTCGGCAAGGGCGAGTTCGTGTACCTCGTGGGGCATTCGGGCGCGGGCAAGAGCAGTTTCATGAGCCTGGTACTCAAGCGCGCGCTGCCCACCCGCGGCGAGGTGAGGGTCGCCGGGGAGAGCCTGACCCGCTACCGGGGGGGCCGCACCGCCCTGCTGCGCCGCCGCATCGGCACCGTCTTTCAGGAGAATCTGCTCCTCGACCACCTCAACGTGTACGACAACGTGGCCTTTACCCTGCGGGTGACGGGCGTGCCTGGCCGCGAGTGGCCCGCCCGCGTCACCGCCGCCCTCCGCACCGTCGGTCTGGAGCACAAGAAGTACGCCCTGCCGGTGCAGCTCTCGCAGGGCGAGCAGCAGCGCGTCGCCATCGCCCGCGCCATCGTGATGGACCCGCCCCTGCTGCTCGCCGACGAGCCCACCGGCAACCTCGACCCCGACAACAGCCGCGAGGTGCTCAAGGTCCTCCAGAACGTGAACCTGCGCGGCACCACCGTGGTCGTCGCCACCCACGCCCGCGACCTCGTCGAGACCTTCCGCCACCGCACGGTGACGCTGCGGCGGGGAAAGTTGGTGCGGGACGACCCCTTTGGAGGGTACGCGCTGTGA
- a CDS encoding cell division protein FtsX has translation MTYHFRQALLAMRGSLTATFATLTTMTLTLLMLGFVLLLTLNVNRTLAQLESQVEVAAFLHPGTDGKALLAQVRGLPQVRSASLVTSAQVLEEMTRDYPYARDAAQLAGNPFPDTLRLRVGRVEDSRTVAATVSTLAGVDDVEYGAGYVDQTVRTLTAVRAAGYVLVGLLLLGTLFNILNAVRVAMYARRNEISVMRLLGATRGFIRMPHVIEGVLLGVTASALALALLTPTYLELASRVQLFAPVFPVVRDLPSLLPILGGVGVLGILIGLAGSLFASRRYLRELE, from the coding sequence GTGACCTATCACTTCCGCCAGGCCCTTCTCGCCATGCGGGGCAGCCTCACAGCGACCTTTGCCACGCTGACCACCATGACCCTGACGCTGCTGATGCTGGGGTTCGTGCTGCTGCTCACGCTGAACGTGAACCGCACGCTCGCGCAGCTCGAATCGCAGGTGGAGGTGGCCGCGTTCCTGCACCCGGGGACCGACGGGAAAGCCCTGCTCGCGCAGGTTCGCGGGCTTCCCCAGGTCCGCTCCGCCTCGCTGGTGACGAGCGCGCAGGTGCTGGAGGAGATGACCCGCGACTACCCCTACGCGCGGGACGCAGCCCAACTCGCCGGGAACCCCTTCCCCGACACGCTGCGGCTGCGGGTGGGCCGGGTCGAGGACTCGCGGACGGTCGCAGCGACCGTCTCCACCCTTGCCGGAGTGGATGACGTGGAGTACGGGGCGGGGTACGTGGACCAGACCGTGCGGACGCTGACGGCCGTGCGCGCGGCGGGGTATGTCCTCGTGGGGCTGCTGCTGCTGGGGACCCTCTTCAACATCCTGAATGCCGTGCGCGTCGCCATGTACGCGCGGCGCAACGAGATCAGCGTGATGCGGCTGCTGGGGGCCACACGCGGCTTTATCCGCATGCCGCACGTGATCGAGGGCGTGCTGCTGGGCGTGACGGCCTCGGCGCTGGCGCTCGCGCTGCTGACCCCAACCTACCTGGAACTGGCCTCACGGGTGCAGCTTTTCGCCCCAGTGTTCCCGGTGGTCCGCGACCTCCCCAGCCTGCTCCCCATCCTGGGCGGGGTGGGCGTGCTGGGCATCCTGATCGGGCTGGCGGGGAGTCTCTTCGCCTCGCGGCGCTACCTGAGGGAGCTGGAGTGA
- a CDS encoding M23 family metallopeptidase, with the protein MRTRLPRWPALVLLSAALLAGAQTTSERLQQLQRELQNQRSLSVEQREELEKLRANIQNLTAQQRQTLDRLDTLAEGVADLENETATLAARVALAQRQLAYTTAQREVTEARVKQLQGDVRELLSALYRERSGRYLQLLSQSRSLSDLLIRLKYANLAGQYNLQVTRTLRQEVQTLETQRDQQQEWAASLEDLQKQRLAKLTELRDRRAEQQRLLASLKRSEQGQRTLAAQTQAQQALTAKSIDELVGAVVQERARIEAERRRRLEEERKRREAELRRIREAQERARQEALRLARIRAEQERQARLARERAAAEAKARAEAAARARAAAEARVRAQAQAAARAKAEAEARAAARARAEAQARAEAQAARDRAAREAALAAQRQRQAQVEQEQAALRQREAQAQQAATQVEQDLAPLPPVSGPLSFPLPGGSVSQPYGEGGAQWSVLEGGEGGQAVAALPGNVIATTYYASLGWVVLIDHGTTVTAYFGLQDSRVNVGDRVTQGTPLGTVGGSPIFGPGRMAFQVNAVSGGSRRPVPPTF; encoded by the coding sequence GTGAGGACCCGGCTGCCGCGCTGGCCCGCGCTCGTGCTGCTCTCGGCGGCGCTGCTGGCCGGGGCACAGACGACGAGCGAGCGGCTCCAGCAGCTCCAGCGCGAGTTGCAGAATCAGCGCAGCCTGAGTGTCGAGCAGCGCGAGGAACTGGAGAAGTTGCGGGCGAATATCCAGAACCTGACCGCGCAGCAGCGGCAGACGCTGGACCGGCTGGACACGTTGGCCGAGGGGGTGGCCGACCTGGAGAACGAGACGGCGACCCTGGCCGCCCGGGTGGCCCTCGCCCAGCGGCAACTCGCCTACACGACCGCCCAGCGCGAGGTGACCGAGGCGCGGGTAAAGCAGCTTCAGGGCGACGTGCGGGAGTTGCTCAGCGCCCTGTACCGCGAGCGCAGCGGCCGTTACCTCCAGCTCCTGTCGCAGTCGCGCAGCCTCTCGGACCTGCTGATCCGGTTGAAGTACGCCAACCTGGCCGGGCAGTACAATCTCCAGGTGACCCGCACGCTGCGCCAGGAGGTGCAGACGCTGGAGACGCAGCGCGACCAGCAGCAGGAGTGGGCGGCGAGCCTGGAAGACCTCCAGAAACAGCGCCTTGCCAAGCTGACCGAGTTGCGCGACCGCCGCGCCGAGCAGCAGCGGCTCCTGGCGAGCCTGAAGCGCAGCGAGCAGGGCCAGCGCACCCTGGCTGCCCAGACGCAGGCGCAGCAGGCCCTGACCGCAAAATCCATCGACGAACTCGTCGGGGCTGTGGTTCAGGAACGCGCCCGCATCGAGGCCGAGCGCCGCCGCCGCCTGGAGGAGGAGCGCAAGCGCCGCGAGGCCGAGCTGCGCCGCATCCGCGAGGCCCAGGAACGCGCCCGGCAGGAGGCGCTGCGCCTGGCCCGCATCCGTGCCGAGCAGGAGCGCCAGGCCCGCCTCGCCCGCGAGCGTGCCGCCGCCGAGGCCAAAGCACGCGCCGAAGCCGCCGCGCGGGCCAGGGCCGCCGCCGAAGCACGGGTACGAGCGCAGGCTCAGGCGGCCGCCCGGGCCAAAGCCGAGGCTGAGGCCAGAGCCGCCGCCCGGGCGAGAGCCGAGGCTCAGGCCAGAGCCGAAGCCCAGGCGGCCCGTGACCGTGCCGCACGCGAGGCCGCCCTGGCGGCACAGCGCCAACGGCAGGCCCAGGTCGAGCAGGAACAGGCCGCCCTGCGACAGCGCGAGGCCCAGGCCCAGCAGGCGGCAACGCAGGTCGAGCAGGACCTCGCGCCCCTGCCCCCTGTCAGCGGTCCCCTCAGCTTTCCCCTCCCCGGCGGCAGTGTCAGCCAGCCCTACGGTGAGGGCGGCGCCCAGTGGAGCGTGCTGGAGGGCGGGGAGGGCGGTCAGGCTGTCGCCGCCCTGCCGGGCAACGTGATCGCCACGACCTACTACGCCAGCCTGGGGTGGGTCGTCCTCATTGACCACGGCACCACCGTCACCGCGTACTTCGGATTGCAAGACTCGCGGGTCAATGTGGGCGACCGGGTGACGCAGGGGACGCCGCTGGGCACGGTCGGTGGCAGTCCCATCTTCGGCCCGGGCCGCATGGCGTTCCAGGTCAACGCTGTGAGCGGCGGGAGTCGGAGGCCGGTGCCGCCGACGTTCTGA
- the rpsP gene encoding 30S ribosomal protein S16: protein MVKIRLSRFGSAHNPHYRIVVTDSRNPRDGGYIENLGHYDPRKTTQEYLKVNAERAAYWLSVGAQPTQTARRLLKSQGVKVA, encoded by the coding sequence ATGGTCAAGATTCGCCTGTCCCGTTTCGGCTCCGCCCACAACCCCCACTACCGCATCGTGGTCACCGACTCCCGCAACCCCCGCGACGGTGGCTACATCGAGAACCTGGGGCACTACGACCCCCGCAAGACCACCCAGGAGTACCTGAAGGTCAACGCCGAGCGCGCGGCCTACTGGCTCTCCGTGGGCGCCCAGCCCACCCAGACCGCCCGCCGCCTGCTGAAGTCGCAGGGCGTCAAGGTCGCCTGA
- a CDS encoding KH domain-containing protein — MKTDPVDLTLFLAQSVVDQPSLVRASRRGPTVIVRVGPGEEGRLIGRQGRVIQAIRTLVRAACDPRERVNVDLDAPRKP; from the coding sequence ATGAAAACTGACCCCGTGGACCTGACCCTTTTCCTGGCGCAGAGCGTGGTGGATCAGCCGTCGCTCGTGCGGGCCTCCCGGCGAGGGCCGACTGTGATCGTGCGGGTGGGGCCGGGCGAGGAGGGCCGACTTATCGGGCGGCAGGGCCGGGTGATCCAGGCGATTCGGACCCTCGTCCGCGCGGCGTGCGATCCCCGCGAGCGGGTGAACGTGGACCTCGACGCGCCGCGCAAGCCGTGA
- the rimM gene encoding ribosome maturation factor RimM (Essential for efficient processing of 16S rRNA) has translation MTIPQDTTRLGYFLGPHGVQGGVKVYVLGDAEQMLSLPRVWVEGRGWLRVLRTESLRPGVALHLAGVTSREGAEALRGANVYAADADLPPLEEGSYYYHELRGLPVQSAEGERLGEVTDVVDAGHQDLLVVAHPGGEGFLPLQAPYVLVQTGDRGRPAAIALTGDAPAGLLGEGSEEA, from the coding sequence GTGACGATTCCTCAGGACACGACGCGGCTGGGGTACTTCCTCGGGCCGCACGGTGTGCAGGGCGGCGTAAAGGTGTACGTGCTGGGCGACGCCGAGCAGATGCTGTCGCTGCCGCGCGTCTGGGTGGAGGGCCGGGGCTGGCTGCGGGTTCTCCGCACCGAATCCCTCAGGCCCGGCGTGGCCCTGCACCTGGCGGGCGTGACCAGTCGCGAGGGCGCCGAGGCCCTGCGCGGGGCGAACGTCTATGCCGCCGACGCCGACCTGCCCCCGCTGGAGGAGGGGAGCTACTACTACCACGAGTTGCGCGGCCTGCCCGTTCAGAGTGCGGAGGGGGAACGGCTGGGCGAGGTGACGGACGTGGTGGACGCCGGGCACCAGGACCTCCTCGTGGTGGCGCACCCGGGCGGCGAGGGTTTCCTGCCGCTGCAAGCCCCCTACGTGCTGGTTCAGACGGGGGACAGGGGGCGCCCCGCCGCCATCGCCCTGACCGGGGACGCCCCCGCCGGATTGCTGGGCGAAGGGTCGGAGGAGGCGTGA
- the trmD gene encoding tRNA (guanosine(37)-N1)-methyltransferase TrmD, with the protein MLTFSFLTLFPELLAPFASEAIVGKARARGLVDVNLVNMRDFANNRHAKVDDTPYGGGAGMVIRVDVAERALASLPPADEVILFTPAGERFTQRTAEELSSRAHLACLCGRYEGFDARVEALVTRELSLGDFVMMGGEAAAACVLEAVARLVPGVLGDEESHRADSFSSGLLDYPEYTRPAEWRGEGVPEVLRGGDHGAIARWRRGQALARTLARRPDLLATAGLTPQDSAHLLTLGVTPEELDAWGAPPPPAPKRRRQSRPAGHDPGTV; encoded by the coding sequence ATGCTGACCTTCTCCTTCCTGACCCTGTTTCCCGAACTGCTCGCCCCCTTTGCCTCCGAGGCCATTGTGGGAAAGGCGCGGGCGCGCGGGCTGGTGGACGTAAATCTCGTGAACATGCGGGACTTCGCCAACAACAGGCATGCGAAGGTGGACGACACGCCCTACGGCGGTGGCGCGGGCATGGTGATCCGGGTGGACGTGGCCGAGCGGGCGCTGGCGAGCCTGCCCCCCGCCGACGAGGTGATCCTGTTCACGCCCGCCGGGGAGCGGTTTACCCAGCGTACGGCGGAGGAGCTGAGCAGCCGCGCTCACCTCGCCTGCCTGTGTGGCCGCTACGAGGGCTTTGACGCGCGGGTGGAGGCACTGGTCACGCGCGAACTCAGCCTCGGCGACTTCGTGATGATGGGGGGCGAGGCGGCGGCGGCCTGCGTGCTGGAGGCGGTCGCGCGGCTGGTGCCCGGCGTGCTGGGCGACGAGGAGTCGCACCGGGCGGACTCCTTTTCCAGCGGGCTGCTGGACTACCCGGAGTACACCCGCCCCGCCGAGTGGCGCGGGGAGGGCGTGCCGGAGGTGCTGCGGGGAGGCGACCACGGGGCCATCGCCCGCTGGCGGCGGGGACAGGCGCTGGCCCGGACGCTGGCGCGGCGGCCCGACCTCCTCGCCACGGCGGGCCTGACCCCACAGGACAGCGCGCACCTGCTGACGCTGGGGGTGACGCCCGAGGAGCTGGACGCCTGGGGCGCCCCTCCCCCGCCTGCCCCGAAACGTCGCCGCCAGTCCAGACCGGCTGGACACGACCCCGGAACCGTGTGA
- a CDS encoding LON peptidase substrate-binding domain-containing protein, whose amino-acid sequence MDLPLFPLPNVVLFPGQVLPLYVFEPRYRELLARVQATGEPFGIVRIVQSRESSPLPFHERVSRVGTLAHLNKATTHEDGTSSILVVGGERFRVRDFDLSHAYLGAEVTPWPLAPDSLGEAAEDAKARSLLADLLRLRPGDADAIRQAAPQDPLLVASFAAALLPLTPEQREEALAAPSLLGRLDTLLGYVPAEVKELN is encoded by the coding sequence ATGGACCTGCCGCTGTTCCCCCTTCCCAACGTCGTGCTGTTTCCCGGACAGGTGCTGCCCCTGTACGTGTTCGAGCCGCGTTACCGGGAGCTGCTGGCACGGGTGCAGGCGACCGGGGAGCCCTTCGGCATCGTGCGGATCGTGCAGTCCCGCGAGAGCTCGCCGCTGCCCTTTCACGAACGGGTGTCCAGGGTCGGCACCCTGGCGCACCTGAACAAGGCCACGACCCACGAGGACGGCACGAGTTCCATCCTGGTCGTGGGGGGCGAGCGTTTCCGGGTGCGGGACTTCGACCTGAGTCACGCCTACCTGGGCGCGGAGGTGACGCCCTGGCCCCTGGCCCCGGACTCCCTGGGCGAGGCGGCCGAGGACGCCAAGGCCCGCAGCCTGCTGGCCGACCTGCTGCGTCTGCGCCCGGGCGACGCTGACGCCATCCGTCAGGCCGCCCCGCAAGACCCCCTCCTGGTCGCCAGTTTCGCCGCCGCCCTGCTGCCCCTGACGCCCGAGCAGCGCGAGGAGGCGCTGGCCGCGCCCAGCCTGCTGGGCCGCCTGGACACCCTGCTGGGTTACGTGCCCGCCGAGGTCAAGGAACTCAACTGA
- a CDS encoding ABC transporter permease, translated as MTQVSDSRPSPVAARLALTASALAAAGLLLFPLATLGRDFNAGGVLLHLTGPVLNLSGTRDVPLPPTGTVLALGWVTLVLTLASVIGALRRARWFWLTGLLAFIAGVVAVVLLGSGLSTETARVAADTTLRPGFKRQLRNFYAGGGMNLGLFLPIVAGLITAGAGLSARPAWWERFNRLRGLLVPIVAIGLAVVVGAVVVLIVQPAINGSGAPLSPWGGWLAKSDLVYFVYSTLFAPVTRLNPFLDSLKLATPLIFTGLSVAFAFRTGLFNVGAPGQLTMGAIAAMLVGVYGPPGLGWLLLPLSVIAAGLGGALWGGIPGLLKARFGSSEVINTIMLNYVASAIFIFMIGSDTFPFLGRTYNLPFKAPGFEPASYELQPPSRLPTLLDLFNVGQGGAQALTIAPLIALVAFFVVRWALRRTRQSTLIALAAALVLGLLTWRVGIPIQIVGSQLNASFLIALACVVVFGVLMWRTAAGYALRAVGLSPRAAEYGGISVARNTILAMTLAGMFAGLAGTHYVNGGALDEYRLRGNTPVNVGFDGIAVALMGQSTPVGVLAASTLFGTIDTGGVDVQQKLPNVDRNIVTVLKALIVLFIAAGGFLSRRVTDPPPPQLVKAADATGTAETGRLDPAGAAAERATPTPTLTTSSEVNARVEDARKGSK; from the coding sequence GTGACGCAAGTTTCTGACTCTCGCCCCTCGCCGGTGGCCGCGCGCCTCGCGCTCACGGCGAGCGCCCTCGCGGCGGCCGGGCTGCTGCTGTTCCCACTGGCGACGCTGGGGCGCGACTTCAACGCAGGCGGGGTGCTGCTGCACCTCACGGGCCCGGTTCTCAACCTCAGTGGCACCCGCGACGTGCCGCTGCCGCCCACCGGCACCGTCCTCGCCCTGGGCTGGGTGACCCTGGTCCTGACCCTCGCCAGCGTGATCGGGGCGCTGCGGCGGGCCCGCTGGTTCTGGCTGACGGGCCTGCTCGCCTTTATCGCGGGGGTCGTGGCGGTTGTGCTGCTCGGCTCGGGCCTGAGCACCGAGACGGCGCGTGTGGCCGCCGACACCACCCTGCGGCCGGGGTTCAAGCGCCAGCTCCGCAACTTCTATGCGGGGGGCGGCATGAACTTGGGGCTCTTTTTACCCATTGTGGCGGGGCTGATCACGGCGGGGGCGGGCCTGAGTGCGCGCCCCGCGTGGTGGGAGCGCTTTAACCGTCTGCGCGGCCTGCTGGTGCCCATCGTCGCCATCGGGCTGGCGGTGGTGGTGGGGGCCGTGGTCGTGCTAATCGTGCAGCCCGCCATCAACGGCAGCGGCGCGCCGCTCTCGCCCTGGGGTGGCTGGCTCGCCAAGAGCGACCTGGTGTACTTCGTGTACTCCACCCTGTTCGCGCCGGTCACCCGCCTGAATCCCTTCCTGGACAGCCTGAAGCTCGCCACGCCGCTGATCTTCACCGGGCTGTCGGTGGCCTTTGCCTTCCGCACGGGCCTCTTCAATGTGGGAGCGCCGGGGCAACTCACGATGGGGGCCATCGCGGCGATGCTTGTCGGTGTGTACGGCCCGCCGGGACTGGGCTGGCTGCTGCTGCCGCTCTCGGTGATCGCAGCGGGACTGGGCGGCGCGCTGTGGGGCGGGATTCCGGGACTCCTCAAGGCCCGCTTCGGCTCCAGCGAGGTCATCAACACGATCATGTTGAACTACGTCGCCTCGGCGATCTTCATCTTCATGATCGGCAGCGACACGTTCCCGTTCCTGGGGCGCACCTACAACCTCCCCTTCAAGGCGCCGGGCTTTGAGCCCGCGAGCTATGAGCTTCAGCCCCCCTCCCGGCTGCCCACCCTGCTCGACCTCTTCAATGTGGGGCAGGGCGGGGCGCAGGCCCTGACGATTGCGCCGCTGATCGCGCTGGTGGCCTTTTTCGTGGTCCGCTGGGCGCTGCGGCGGACGCGGCAGTCCACTCTCATCGCGCTGGCCGCCGCCCTGGTGCTGGGGCTGCTGACCTGGCGGGTCGGGATTCCGATTCAGATCGTGGGGAGCCAGCTCAACGCCTCCTTCCTGATCGCGCTCGCGTGCGTGGTCGTGTTCGGGGTGCTGATGTGGCGCACGGCGGCCGGGTACGCGCTGCGGGCGGTGGGCCTCTCGCCCCGAGCGGCCGAGTACGGCGGGATCAGCGTGGCGAGGAACACCATCCTGGCGATGACGCTGGCGGGCATGTTCGCCGGGCTGGCGGGCACCCACTACGTGAACGGCGGGGCGCTCGACGAGTACCGCCTGCGGGGCAACACGCCCGTGAACGTGGGCTTCGACGGCATCGCGGTCGCCCTGATGGGTCAGAGCACCCCGGTGGGCGTGCTGGCGGCGAGCACCCTGTTCGGCACCATCGATACAGGCGGCGTGGACGTGCAGCAGAAACTCCCTAACGTGGACCGCAACATCGTGACGGTCCTCAAGGCCCTCATCGTGCTGTTCATCGCGGCGGGCGGCTTCCTCAGCCGCCGGGTGACCGACCCGCCGCCCCCACAACTCGTGAAGGCCGCCGACGCGACCGGGACGGCCGAGACGGGCCGCCTGGACCCCGCCGGGGCCGCCGCCGAACGTGCCACACCCACCCCCACCCTCACCACGAGCAGCGAAGTGAACGCCCGGGTCGAGGACGCCCGGAAAGGGAGCAAGTAA
- a CDS encoding ABC transporter permease, whose protein sequence is MEGLLTQLLTTAFLATFIRSVVPLLLTGLGGLFSERSGVVNIALDGLIIFGALAGAIVTYALDPTLGALAPWVGWLAGALVGGLIAWVHAFVSIKYRADQVISGTAINLLAGGVPSVILQALYGTSTESPKVANPLPLWGMGELRFSPPVYFAFLVVAITWYVLYRTPYGLRLRATGEHPGAAASMGVNVRRMRYSGVILSGLLAGTAGVFLSIGNLDSFVRNISAGLGFISLAALIFGQWKPLGVLGATVLFGFLQAVSITLGGTNLLPPTLVTALPYLITIIALIFTGRSAAPRALGKPFEG, encoded by the coding sequence ATGGAAGGCCTCCTGACCCAGCTTCTCACGACCGCCTTCCTGGCGACCTTTATCCGCAGCGTGGTGCCGCTGCTGCTCACCGGCCTGGGCGGCTTATTTAGCGAGCGCAGCGGCGTGGTGAACATCGCGCTCGACGGCCTGATCATCTTCGGGGCGCTGGCGGGCGCCATCGTGACGTACGCGCTCGACCCGACGCTGGGGGCGCTGGCGCCCTGGGTGGGGTGGTTGGCGGGGGCGCTGGTGGGCGGCCTGATCGCCTGGGTCCACGCCTTCGTCTCCATCAAGTACCGCGCCGACCAGGTCATCAGCGGCACGGCCATCAACCTGCTCGCGGGCGGGGTGCCGTCGGTGATCCTGCAAGCCCTGTACGGCACAAGTACGGAGAGCCCCAAGGTCGCCAACCCGCTGCCGCTGTGGGGGATGGGTGAGTTGCGCTTCAGCCCCCCGGTGTATTTCGCGTTCCTGGTCGTGGCGATCACGTGGTACGTGCTGTACCGCACCCCCTATGGTCTGCGGCTGCGCGCGACGGGAGAGCACCCCGGCGCGGCGGCAAGCATGGGCGTGAACGTGCGCCGCATGCGCTACAGCGGCGTGATCCTGTCGGGCCTGCTGGCGGGGACGGCGGGCGTGTTCCTGAGCATCGGGAACCTGGACTCCTTCGTGCGGAACATCAGCGCGGGCCTGGGCTTCATCTCGCTCGCCGCGCTGATCTTTGGGCAGTGGAAGCCGCTGGGCGTGCTGGGCGCGACCGTGCTGTTCGGGTTCCTCCAGGCGGTATCCATCACGCTGGGCGGGACCAACCTGCTGCCCCCCACCCTGGTCACGGCGCTGCCGTACCTCATCACCATCATCGCGCTGATCTTCACGGGCCGCAGCGCCGCCCCGCGCGCCCTGGGCAAGCCCTTCGAGGGCTGA